The sequence below is a genomic window from Deinococcus radiopugnans ATCC 19172.
AATTCTTTACGCCTACCCCATCCACTGCCACGATGATGTCGCCTAGAGGTGACAGCAGTTGACCGCTGTTGTTGCTTAGACTGCCACGCAATCGAGCGCGGGCCGCAGCGCTTCCAGCAGGCACGTCCATCACCAGCGCGCCCTCGGAACTGGATAACCCTGCAAGTTGGCGCAAAGCAGGCGGCAGGGTGGACAGGTCCTCCAGTGTGGCTCCTAGCGTGCCA
It includes:
- a CDS encoding S1C family serine protease, coding for GTLGATLEDLSTLPPALRQLAGLSSSEGALVMDVPAGSAAARARLRGSLSNNSGQLLSPLGDIIVAVDGVGVKNSFDVTRLVAIKRPGQTVTLRVWRNKKSVDIKVTLLKRTLQPSNNR